A single genomic interval of Colius striatus isolate bColStr4 chromosome 9, bColStr4.1.hap1, whole genome shotgun sequence harbors:
- the SNCB gene encoding beta-synuclein isoform X3: MEVFMKGLSKAKEGVVAAAEKTKQGVAEAAEKTKEGVLYVGSKTQGVVQGVTSVAEKAKEQASQLGEAAFSGAGNIAAATGLVKKEEFPADLKEEYQEYEPEA; the protein is encoded by the exons ATGGAGGTGTTCATGAAGGGCTTGTCCAAGGCCAAGGAGGGGGTGGTCGCCGCCGCCGAGAAGACCAAGCAGGGGGTGGCCGAGGCCGCCGAGAAGACCAAGGAAGGCGTCCTCTATGTCG GCAGTAAAACCCAAGGCGTGGTGCAAGGCGTCACCTCAG TTGCCGAGAAGGCGAAGGAGCAGGCGTCCCAGCTGGGCGAAGCGGCCTTCTCAGGCGCCGGCAACATTGCGGCGGCCACCGGACTGGTGAAGAAGGAGGAGTTCCCTGCAGACCTGAAG GAGGAATACCAGGAATACGAGCCAGAGGCATAA
- the SNCB gene encoding beta-synuclein isoform X1 — protein sequence MEVFMKGLSKAKEGVVAAAEKTKQGVAEAAEKTKEGVLYVGSKTQGVVQGVTSVAEKAKEQASQLGEAAFSGAGNIAAATGLVKKEEFPADLKPEELAQEAVEEPLVEPLLEPEGENYEEPPQEEYQEYEPEA from the exons ATGGAGGTGTTCATGAAGGGCTTGTCCAAGGCCAAGGAGGGGGTGGTCGCCGCCGCCGAGAAGACCAAGCAGGGGGTGGCCGAGGCCGCCGAGAAGACCAAGGAAGGCGTCCTCTATGTCG GCAGTAAAACCCAAGGCGTGGTGCAAGGCGTCACCTCAG TTGCCGAGAAGGCGAAGGAGCAGGCGTCCCAGCTGGGCGAAGCGGCCTTCTCAGGCGCCGGCAACATTGCGGCGGCCACCGGACTGGTGAAGAAGGAGGAGTTCCCTGCAGACCTGAAG CCTGAGGAGCTGGCCCAGGAGGCCGTGGAGGAGCCGCTGGTCGAGCCGCTGCTGGAGCCAGAGGGGGAGAACTATGAGGAGCCCCCACAG GAGGAATACCAGGAATACGAGCCAGAGGCATAA
- the SNCB gene encoding beta-synuclein isoform X2: MEVFMKGLSKAKEGVVAAAEKTKQGVAEAAEKTKEGVLYVVAEKAKEQASQLGEAAFSGAGNIAAATGLVKKEEFPADLKPEELAQEAVEEPLVEPLLEPEGENYEEPPQEEYQEYEPEA; encoded by the exons ATGGAGGTGTTCATGAAGGGCTTGTCCAAGGCCAAGGAGGGGGTGGTCGCCGCCGCCGAGAAGACCAAGCAGGGGGTGGCCGAGGCCGCCGAGAAGACCAAGGAAGGCGTCCTCTATGTCG TTGCCGAGAAGGCGAAGGAGCAGGCGTCCCAGCTGGGCGAAGCGGCCTTCTCAGGCGCCGGCAACATTGCGGCGGCCACCGGACTGGTGAAGAAGGAGGAGTTCCCTGCAGACCTGAAG CCTGAGGAGCTGGCCCAGGAGGCCGTGGAGGAGCCGCTGGTCGAGCCGCTGCTGGAGCCAGAGGGGGAGAACTATGAGGAGCCCCCACAG GAGGAATACCAGGAATACGAGCCAGAGGCATAA